In Archangium violaceum, the following are encoded in one genomic region:
- a CDS encoding adenylate/guanylate cyclase domain-containing protein, whose product METRSSEAAPRGVSLFTRLFLLILVCALPPLVGLGLKMMDTNAGAIQEGVRHLHRSIVGDVQRSVRGELVRVEQELEGLGMILFAPGMGDDAMRYSLVGARMATLSNIDFVSLYASGGQSVKTVKADEVPDPKLPSRLEPELLAALGSSGGHLVVQGVRVGAQGGPVLEVFFPITREGTVRAILGTQVKLGELCALMGELGEKFLGSRENVFVVDRERRLVLHADPSRVAAREDFSQHGLFAALSGDSSFGTDMAAISDFHLGGQEMIGSLESLSERGWAVAVQQPQAVAYASLSEMRRSILTALAVAALVALGVGLLGARQLTRPLRDLVAATRALAERAFRGVGERVTRRGDELGTLGRAFDSMALTLESKEREVIIQTQVRAALSRYLSPDVVDLVVSNPDKLRLGGERREVTIFFADVVGFTRLSESQPPEIIVALLNELFTFATEIIQRRGGIIDKFIGDCIMAVWGTPQAHEDDALRAVQAAEDLRRWLDVGNRRWRERWGIEIQLAIGVHTGPAVAGNVGSEKRMEYTVIGDTVNVAARLESMAQPGQILVSESTRERIGEAAVDLVPAGERKLHGRTAATRIYEVPV is encoded by the coding sequence GTGGAGACTCGCAGCTCGGAGGCAGCCCCCCGGGGCGTCTCGCTCTTCACGCGCCTGTTCCTCCTCATCCTCGTCTGCGCGCTGCCACCGCTGGTGGGGCTGGGATTGAAGATGATGGACACCAACGCGGGTGCCATCCAGGAGGGCGTGCGCCACCTGCACCGCTCCATCGTCGGAGACGTGCAGCGCTCCGTGCGGGGCGAGCTGGTGCGTGTCGAGCAGGAGCTCGAGGGCCTCGGGATGATCCTCTTCGCGCCCGGGATGGGGGACGACGCCATGCGGTACTCGCTCGTCGGTGCCCGCATGGCCACCCTGTCCAACATCGACTTCGTCTCGCTGTACGCCTCGGGTGGGCAGAGCGTGAAGACCGTGAAGGCGGACGAGGTGCCGGACCCGAAGCTGCCCTCCCGGCTGGAGCCCGAGCTGCTCGCGGCCCTCGGCTCGTCTGGCGGGCACCTGGTGGTCCAGGGCGTGCGTGTCGGCGCGCAGGGCGGGCCCGTGCTCGAGGTGTTCTTCCCCATCACGCGCGAGGGCACCGTGCGCGCCATCCTCGGCACCCAGGTGAAGCTCGGCGAGCTGTGCGCGCTGATGGGCGAGCTGGGCGAGAAGTTCCTCGGCTCGCGCGAGAACGTGTTCGTCGTGGACCGGGAGCGGAGGCTCGTGTTGCACGCGGACCCGTCCCGCGTGGCCGCCCGCGAGGACTTCTCCCAGCACGGCCTCTTCGCGGCGCTGAGCGGGGACTCGTCCTTCGGCACGGACATGGCCGCCATCTCGGACTTCCACCTGGGTGGCCAGGAGATGATCGGCTCGCTCGAGTCCCTCTCCGAGCGCGGTTGGGCGGTGGCGGTGCAGCAGCCCCAGGCCGTGGCCTATGCCTCCCTGTCGGAGATGCGCAGGTCCATCCTCACCGCGCTCGCGGTGGCCGCACTGGTGGCGCTGGGGGTCGGGCTGCTCGGGGCCCGGCAGCTCACCCGGCCCCTCCGGGACCTGGTGGCGGCGACGCGGGCCCTCGCCGAGCGCGCCTTCCGCGGCGTGGGCGAGCGCGTCACCCGGCGTGGGGACGAGCTGGGCACCCTGGGCCGCGCCTTCGACAGCATGGCCCTGACGCTGGAGTCGAAAGAGCGCGAGGTCATCATCCAGACGCAGGTGCGCGCGGCCCTCAGCCGCTACCTGTCTCCGGACGTGGTGGACCTGGTGGTGTCCAACCCCGACAAGCTGCGGCTCGGAGGCGAGCGCCGCGAGGTGACGATCTTCTTCGCGGACGTGGTGGGCTTCACCCGGCTGTCCGAGTCCCAGCCTCCGGAGATCATCGTCGCGCTGCTCAACGAGCTGTTCACCTTCGCCACGGAGATCATCCAGCGGCGCGGGGGCATCATCGACAAGTTCATCGGTGACTGCATCATGGCGGTATGGGGCACGCCCCAGGCGCACGAGGACGACGCGCTGCGCGCGGTGCAGGCGGCCGAGGACCTGCGCCGCTGGCTCGACGTGGGCAACCGCCGCTGGCGCGAGCGGTGGGGCATCGAGATCCAGCTCGCCATCGGCGTGCACACGGGCCCCGCGGTGGCGGGCAACGTCGGCAGCGAGAAGCGCATGGAGTACACCGTTATCGGTGACACGGTGAACGTGGCCGCGCGGCTCGAGTCCATGGCCCAGCCGGGGCAGATCCTTGTCAGCGAGTCCACGCGCGAGCGCATCGGCGAGGCGGCCGTCGACCTGGTGCCCGCCGGCGAGCGCAAGCTGCACGGCCGCACCGCCGCCACCCGCATCTACGAGGTGCCGGTCTGA